GGATCTTGTTGTGGTTTACGATGTCTCTGATGATGGTAAATTAACTGCTGTTTCTCGCTATAAGTGTGAAGATGGCTTTGGTACCCGTCATATAGTTTTCCATCCAAATGGCAATTATGCTTATCTTTTGGGTGAACTAAGCAGTAAACTAGAAGTACTCAAGTATAATAGTAAGGATGCATCATTTAAGCACCTTCAAACGCTCAAAACAATTCCTGAAGACTGGACAGCTCACAATGGAGCAGCTGCTATCCGGATTTCAAATGATGGGAAATTTGTCTATACATCAAATCGTGGTGAAAACACTATTGCCGTCTTTGAAGTTCAACCAGATTTTACCGTTAAACATATTCAATCAATTTCAACTGAAGGAGATTTCCCACGTGATTTCAATCTAAATCAAGATGAAAATTATCTTTTAGCTTCAAATCAGAACTCTGATAACCTTACTCTTTATAAACGAAACCCATCAACTGGTAAGTTAACTCTCCTTCAAAAAGATGTTAGTTGTCCAGAACCAGTGTGTGTAATGAAGTGGAAATAAATGGCATGTACCGGAGCATGTTTACTTATTGCAGAACAAAATGAAATTATCACTCCTGTTTTCAAAAATAAACTAAGTACTTTTAATAAGCATTCTTCAACTATTGCTGATATCTTTGACCGATGTAATGACAATTCTTTAGTCATGGATACAATTAAACAGACCCTGGTAAAAAATATTACTCTGTAGTTGAAAAAAGAACAATTGAAGAATTCCAAAGCATACCAAGTTTTACAACTAATGCGACCAGTTTTTCACGAAGAGAAACAATTAGCATATCACACTCATAAGGAAAAGCTAGTGCAACGTCGGTTGCACGTAAAACCCTTGATGGATAAGTTCTATGCCTATTTAGAAAACATTAACTTTCCTCAAGGACGTTTAAGAGCCGCCATTAACAATGCTTTAAAGTTAAAAACACGAGTGTATCGAATTTTTGAAGATGGCCGAGTACCATTAACAAATAATCCTGTTGAACGAGCGATTCGTCCATCAACTCTTATTCGAAAGAATAGCTTATTTGCGAAAAGTACTGCCGGAGCTCAGGCAAATGCCATTTTCTATACTTTGGTGGCAACTGCAAACCAGAACCATTTAAATATCTACAAATACTTTAAGTATCTTTTTGATCACTTACCAAACCGCAAGGACGAAGGACTTGAGGCTTATTTACCATGGTCAAAAGAAGTCCAAACAGAATGCCATAAATAATCCCGAAATGTCAATTTAAGTTAGAAAAAAAGTAGTTGCTCATCAGTGACATACTTCATGAATACCTCGTAAGGTGTTTGATAGCCCAATGATTTGCGA
The genomic region above belongs to Limosilactobacillus reuteri and contains:
- a CDS encoding lactonase family protein, with product MIEQFLIGTYTKKTSKGIYKVTLDTDQEKITNVELAIPSQKPAYLQVGQDGRIYAIKQVDDKGGVASYSLNDDNAKMLSDILAAGAPPAYVGIDNKRHLLFSANYHTAKIDVFKINEDGTLTQTDSVLHEGATGPEPEQEAPHVHYADLTPDNRLVVCDLGMDLVVVYDVSDDGKLTAVSRYKCEDGFGTRHIVFHPNGNYAYLLGELSSKLEVLKYNSKDASFKHLQTLKTIPEDWTAHNGAAAIRISNDGKFVYTSNRGENTIAVFEVQPDFTVKHIQSISTEGDFPRDFNLNQDENYLLASNQNSDNLTLYKRNPSTGKLTLLQKDVSCPEPVCVMKWK